A DNA window from Vigna unguiculata cultivar IT97K-499-35 chromosome 10, ASM411807v1, whole genome shotgun sequence contains the following coding sequences:
- the LOC114167213 gene encoding uncharacterized protein LOC114167213, with the protein MPLNSILWCQLNSILLSVLFLFCCSLDLSSANDELVGVTDDVFTVSSFSYPQTTLGPFDMRYIRVDIPPWFSAVSLALNSDVDLDVSRVERIPKSSLPIICFRDGSPPLPDALNISLKDSAVTGINGLDNEQCFPMEKNITMKLTNEQISPGAWYIGLFNGIGAARTQSRMIIRGSAYSFSANISVEACSNSMMKGELCNSTVYPLSCTVSDAYNSVKATVTKPLMENVMTCKSNLDTFCAHEGVPELYSLDVTNMVEELIIKVENVKFNTTTSNNTSSANDVGLMGFVRHGAIPSETLHDYSGDLNKAPLIIRYPLIGRLYISIVPVDVSKKSVGTLDGNLKVCYSMESQVLQCALGKAGPNCTMDSYTLQTVLRRGGPIPFESYFLPVVDGEGASSANFPLEPFLNKSSNEGRTDDIWTYFTLDIPHGAAGRNIHIRLSADVKINYEVYARFGGLPSLDNWDYYYANRTRKSDQSMFFMLYDSSDDKIDFYIIYAREGTWGLGLRHLYTSSDSTKAQTVMSVSLEGCPKQCSFHGDCKYSFDASGLTSFSFCSCDRNHGGFDCSVEIVSHKGHILQSIFLIGSNAAAILPAYWSLREKAFAEWVLFTSSGIASGLYHACDVGTWCALNFNVLQFMDFWLSFMAVVSTFVYLATIDEVYKRAIHTTVAILTALLAATKATRSSNIVLVIVIGALGLLIAWLIEISKRYRSLSFSSGLSLSFLQSMQTMKQWFCNLVKTLLRRFRWGFMVVGFIALAMAGLSWTLETSATYWFWHSFWHVTIYTSSFFFLCSKANIDDNEISPPSSGNYALTRQDSFSRGI; encoded by the exons atgccTTTGAATTCGATTCTGTGGTGTCAACTCAACTCGATTCTTCTCagtgtgttgtttcttttttgttgttctCTTGACCTGAGCTCCGCAAACGATGAATTGGTTGGAGTCACTGATGATGTCTTCACTGTTTCCAGCTTCAGCTACCCTCAGACTACTCTCGGACCCTTTGATATGCGCTACATCAGAG TTGACATACCACCATGGTTTTCTGCAGTGTCCTTAGCATTGAACTCGGATGTAGACCTT GATGTTTCAAGAGTTGAAAGGATTCCAAAAAGCTCACTGCCCATCATATGCTTTAGAGATGGCAGCCCTCCTCTGCCAGATGCTTTAAACATATCTCTGAAGGATTCAGCTGTCACAG GAATAAATGGTCTTGACAACGAGCAGTGTTTTCCTATGGAGAAAAACATCACTATGAAATTGACAAACGAACAG ATATCTCCAGGTGCATGGTATATTGGTCTTTTCAACGGAATTGGAGCTGCAAGAACACAATCGAGGATG ATTATCCGTGGCTCAGCATACTCATTCAGTGCCAATATAAGCGTGGAAGCATGCTCAAATTCAATGATGAAAGGGGAGCTATGTAACAGTACAGTCTATCCACTTTCATGCACAGTATCTGATGCCTATAATTCCGTGAAGGCTACAGTGACGAAGCCACTGATGGAAAATGTGATGACCTGTAAAAGTAACCTAGATACGTTTTGTGCACACGAAGGTGTACCAGAACTTTACTCTCTGGATGTAACTAACATGGTAGAAGAATTGATCATTAAGGTAGAAAATGTCAAATTCAATACTACAACTTCAAATAACACTTCTAGTGCAAATGATGTCGGATTAATGGGTTTTGTTCGCCATGGTGCAATTCCTTCAGAAACTTTGCATGATTATTCCGGTGATTTGAATAAGGCCCCTTTGATTATCCGTTATCCACTGATTGGACGTTTGTACATTAGTATAGTACCAGTTGATGTTTCAAAAAAGTCTGTAGGGACTTTGGATGGCAATTTAAAAGTTTGTTACTCCATGGAATCACAAGTACTTCAGTGTGCACTTGGAAAAGCGGGACCAAATTGCACAATGGACAGCTACACACTTCAG ACAGTTCTAAGGAGAGGAGGTCCAATTCCCTTTGAATCATACTTTTTACCTGTGGTTGATGGTGAAGGAGCATCTTCTGCCAATTTTCCTCTTGAGCCATTTTTGAATAAGTCATCAAATGAAGGAAGAACTGATGACATTTGGACTTATTTTACTTTGGACATTCCCCATGGTGCAGCTGGACGGAACATTCACATACGATTATCGGCAGATGTCAAGATCAATTATGAAGTGTATGCTAGATTTGGTGGATTGCCTTCTCTTGATAACTGGGACTATTATTATGCTAACAGGACAAGGAAGAGTGACCAGTCCATGTTTTTCATGCTATATGATTCAAGTGacgacaaaattgatttttacatcatttatgCTAGAGAAGGAACTTGGGGTTTAGGTCTAAGGCATCTTTATACCAGCAGTGATTCTACGAAAGCGCAAACAGTCATGTCTGTTTCACTTGAAGGATGCCCAAAACAGTGTTCCTTTCATGGAGACTGTAAATATTCTTTTGATGCCAGTGGATTGACATCGTTCAG CTTCTGCTCCTGTGATCGAAACCATGGTGGCTTTGACTGTAGCGTTGAAATTGTATCACACAAAG GGCATATACTGCAATCCATTTTTCTCATTGGATCAAACGCTGCAGCCATACTTCCTGCCTATTGGTCCCTTAGGGAAAAG GCATTTGCAGAATGGGTTTTATTCACATCCAGTGGAATCGCTAGTGGGCTATATCACGCATGTGATGTTGGCACCTGGTGTGCATTGAACTTTAATGTTTTACAG TTCATGGATTTCTGGCTCTCTTTCATGGCTGTGGTTAGCACTTTTGTATACCTAGCAACCATTGATGAAGTATATAAGAGGGCAATCCACACAACTGTTGCTATCCTCACTGCCCTCTTGGCTGCAACTAAGGCAACTAG GTCTTCCAATATTGTTCTTGTCATTGTGATTGGAGCTCTTGGTCTTCTTATTGCATGGTTGATAGAAATCTCAAAAAGATATAGGTCCCTCTCCTTTTCATCTGGATTATCACTAAGTTTCCTTCAAAG CATGCAAACTATGAAGCAATGGTTCTGTAATTTGGTGAAGACACTCCTGAGACGGTTTCGCTGGGGCTTTATGGTGGTTGGTTTCATTGCATTGGCCATGGCAGGATTAAGCTGGACGCTTGAAACCAGTGCAACCTACTGGTTTTGGCACAG CTTTTGGCATGTTACAATATACacatcttctttcttcttcctttgctcAAAAGCAAACATTGATGATAATGAAATTTCACCACCTTCAAGTGGAAATTATGCACTGACTCGTCAGGATTCATTTTCAAGAGGTATTTAG
- the LOC114167573 gene encoding WD repeat-containing protein 74, which produces MPRTTTLECSGCPPLRALTFDSLGLIKVVEARDKQRAIPQVVERWGEPESSKCVMAVSMIDRNSQPLLAVARKNNEIEVLSPVNGDIQTTISDASGLDDRTEENNIVGLHLFGKQNSELDSRYCTLLTCTTKGNASIRSIELADPSTRSSCIDSPKTWNVCSGGNILCCKVDRDENFALFGGKGVEINIWDINNLTKIWNSKPPPKNNLGIFTPTWFTSAAFLTKDDHRKFVAGTNSHQVRLYDISAQRRPVLSFDFRETPIKALAEDIDGHSVYVGNGSGDMASFDIRTGKMLGGFSGKCSGSIKSIVRHPELPIVASCGLDCYLRLWDTKTRQLLSAVFLKQHIMHVLFDSKFDLKGVDSSLPSKEKTQTEMIPSEEVEELPLKRKKSSRNKEHTEDGSERKKKSKHSKERKKSEGKDEGEKIGSRDERRKSKLKKKKSSSISEL; this is translated from the exons ATGCCTCGGACAACCACTCTGGAGTGTTCCGGTTGCCCTCCTCTGCGCGCTTTGACATTTGACTCACTTGGTCTCATCAAAG TTGTGGAGGCCCGTGACAAGCAACGGGCAATTCCTCAGGTTGTAGAGAGATGGGGTGAACCTGAATCTTCCAAATGTGTGATGGCTGTTTCAATGATTGATCGCAACTCTCAACCT TTATTAGCTGTAGCAAGGAAAAACAATGAG ATTGAAGTTTTGAGCCCTGTGAATGGAGACATTCAGACCACAATTTCGGATGCGAGTGGTCTAGATGATCGCACCGAAGAGAATAACATTGTTGGTTTGCATTTATTTGGAAAACAAAACTCAGAATTAGATTCCAG GTATTGTACTCTACTTACATGCACAACTAAAGGAAATGCTAGCATAAGGTCCATTGAACTTGCTGATCCATCTACAAGATCTTCCTGTATTGACTCTCCAAAAACATGGAATGTATGCTCTGGTGGTAACATCTTGTGTTGCAAGGTGGACAGAGACGAGAACTTTGCTTTATTTGGAGG GAAAGGTGTCGAAATTAACATTTGGGATATTAACAACCTCACTAAGATCTGGAATTCCAAACCT CCACCTAAGAATAACCTTGGTATATTTACACCTACTTGGTTCACATCTGCTGCATTTCTTACGAAAGATGACCATCGAAAATTTGTTGCTGGCACCAACAGCCATCAG GTCCGCCTTTATGACATATCTGCTCAGAGGAGGCCTGTTCTCTCATTTGATTTTCGTGAGACACCAATCAAAGCACTGGCCGAGGATATAGATGGCCATTCAGTCTATGTAGGGAATGGATCTGGTGACATGGCTTCTTTTGATATACGCACAG GAAAAATGCTGGGAGGTTTTTCTGGAAAATGCTCTGGAAGCATCAAATCCATAGTCAGACACCCTGAGCTACCTATTGTAGCTTCATGTG GACTGGACTGCTATTTACGCCTTTGGGATACAAAGACAAGACAGCTTCTTTCTGCT GTTTTCCTGAAGCAACATATTATGCATGTTCTTTTTGACTCCAAATTTGACCTTAAAG GAGTGGATTCTTCGCTTCCTAGCAAGGAAAAAACTCAGACAGAGATGATACCAAGTGAGGAAGTTGAAGAGTTgcctttaaaaagaaaaaaatcttccAGAAACAAAGAGCACACTGAAGATGgtagtgaaagaaagaaaaaatctaaaCATAGTAAAGAGCGCAAGAAATCCGAAGGAAAAGATGAAGGTGAGAAGATTGGATCAAGAGATGAGCGAAGAAAgtcaaaattgaagaaaaaaaagagtagcTCAATTTCAGAGTTGTGA